In Thiothrix unzii, the sequence GCGGGTGATCCGGTTGCTGTGCCACCGATTCCTGATTTGGTACTGGCTTATGGCGCGTTCATTCAAACGATTTTTGACTTTGTGATCGTGGCGTTTGCGATTTTCATCGCGATTAAAGCCATGAACAAACTCAAGCGTAAGGAAGAAGCCGCGCCTGAAGCTCCGGCAGCACCATCTAGTGAAACAGTGCTGTTAACTGAGATTCGTGATTTATTGAAAACTAAATAAAATTCCTGCTCTGGCTCCCTCTCCCGCCAAGCGGTAGAGGGGCTGTCACTTCACGGTCACTCACCGTTTTGGCGTGTTCACTGTCTTTGCACCAAGCGTACAATTGTGATTCGTGCTTTTAACACTGTCCACTATTCGCGGGGTAGATCACTCCCAACTTGACCATCATCCATGAAGGGTAGGGCTATTGCTCTTGACCGTGCTTTGGTGTAGCACCAGCGTAGCACTGATAAATTAACAACGATAACGATGATTTTTGACAGTCCGTTAAAATCAAGCTAAGCTCTTGATTTTAACGGATTCATTCTGACAAAAAATGGTGGGCCCACACAGACTCGAACTGTGAACCAAAGGATTATGAGATTTACTCATACCAATTTTTCATCTCTATGTTTTTTCAGGAAAAAATGGTTTTTCCTCGAAAAGTCATGCACTTAATCCGATAGCTTTCATTAACTTTTTCTTCTTCTTGTTGTCATTGAATAACATTGAATGACGCTACGCGGTAGCACATTGGTAGCACAGAGAAGTTTTGATGAATATGGAACGGAAATTATTATTTGGTCAGCGGACAGTGGCAGCCCTGCCTATTCCAACGGATGAAAAAGTTGCAACATATTACGACACGCAATTAACTGGATTGTGTATTAGGGTGTATCCCAGTGGTAGAAAGGTCTTCTATGTCTACCGTAAGGTACGTGGTCGTCCAGAGCGGGTAAAATTGGATGCTTTCGGAACCATCACTGTACAACAAGCCCGCGAACTTGCGGTAGGTGTAAACATGCAAGTGGCTCAAGGGTTAAGTCCCACTTCCATACGGCAGGAAGAAAGAGC encodes:
- the mscL gene encoding large-conductance mechanosensitive channel protein MscL; protein product: MSLISEFKEFAMKGNVVDLAVGVIIGAAFGKIVSAFVDGVVMPLLGLLMGGVDFSKMGVVLKAGDPVAVPPIPDLVLAYGAFIQTIFDFVIVAFAIFIAIKAMNKLKRKEEAAPEAPAAPSSETVLLTEIRDLLKTK